The Xanthobacter flavus genome includes a window with the following:
- a CDS encoding CCE_0567 family metalloprotein has product MSDVDELKAEIKKLSAKATQSKMDLHDLSEELPINWEQIMVVAKKAHDAFAELEKKRADLKGLEAA; this is encoded by the coding sequence ATGAGCGACGTGGACGAACTCAAGGCCGAGATCAAGAAGCTGTCCGCCAAGGCGACGCAGTCCAAGATGGACCTTCACGATCTGTCGGAAGAACTCCCGATCAACTGGGAGCAGATCATGGTTGTCGCAAAGAAGGCGCACGACGCCTTCGCCGAGCTTGAGAAGAAGCGCGCGGACTTGAAGGGACTCGAGGCCGCCTAA
- the nifX gene encoding nitrogen fixation protein NifX, which yields MKVAFATQDLKRVDAHFGWAKNIAIYEVGPEGHHFIEAIEFDGDLKEDGNEDKLAPKIDAIKDCTILYVAAIGGSGAARVVANNIHPMKVNQPEDISDLIGKLEVVLQGNPPPWLRKVMSKGQERTFDFDE from the coding sequence ATGAAAGTCGCATTCGCAACCCAGGATCTCAAAAGGGTCGATGCCCATTTCGGCTGGGCGAAGAACATCGCCATCTACGAGGTGGGTCCGGAAGGCCATCACTTCATCGAGGCCATCGAGTTTGACGGCGACCTGAAGGAAGACGGCAACGAGGACAAGCTGGCGCCGAAGATCGATGCGATCAAGGACTGCACCATCCTCTATGTAGCCGCCATCGGCGGTTCCGGCGCCGCCCGCGTGGTCGCCAACAACATTCATCCGATGAAGGTCAACCAGCCCGAGGATATCTCCGATCTCATCGGCAAGCTGGAAGTCGTCCTTCAGGGCAACCCACCCCCGTGGCTGCGCAAGGTCATGTCGAAGGGCCAAGAGCGCACGTTCGATTTCGACGAGTGA
- the nifD gene encoding nitrogenase molybdenum-iron protein alpha chain, with protein sequence MSLAQPQSVAEIKARNKELVAEVLKVYPEKTAKRRAKHLNVHESGKSDCGVKSNIKSIPGVMTIRGCAYAGSKGVVWGPIKDMIHISHGPVGCGQYSWAARRNYYIGTTGIDTFVTMQFTSDFQEKDIVFGGDKKLAKIMDEIQELFPLNNGITVQSECPIGLIGDDIEAVSKSKSKEYDGKTIVPVRCEGFRGVSQSLGHHIANDAVRDWVFDKLDPNKPAPFEQSPYDVAIIGDYNIGGDAWSSRILLEEMGLRVIAQWSGDGSLAELENTPRAKLNVLHCYRSMNYISRHMEEKFGIPWCEYNFFGPSKIAESLRKIAAYFDDKIKEGAERVIAKYAPLMDAVIAKYRPRLEGKTVMLYVGGLRPRHVIGAYEDLGMEVVGTGYEFGHNDDYQRTAQHYVKDGTLIYDDVTGYEFEKFVEKVQPDLVGSGIKEKYVFQKMGVPFRQMHSWDYSGPYHGYDGFAIFARDMDMAINSPVWKMTKAPWKQAPGQAGLLAAE encoded by the coding sequence ATGAGCTTGGCCCAACCGCAAAGCGTTGCTGAAATCAAGGCGCGGAACAAGGAACTCGTCGCGGAAGTCCTCAAGGTTTATCCCGAGAAGACCGCGAAGCGCCGCGCGAAGCACCTCAACGTCCACGAGTCCGGCAAGTCCGACTGCGGCGTGAAGTCGAACATCAAGTCCATCCCGGGCGTGATGACGATCCGCGGCTGCGCCTACGCCGGCTCCAAGGGCGTGGTGTGGGGTCCCATCAAGGACATGATCCACATCTCCCACGGCCCGGTGGGCTGCGGCCAGTACAGCTGGGCCGCCCGCCGCAACTACTACATCGGCACGACCGGCATCGACACCTTCGTGACGATGCAGTTCACCTCCGACTTCCAGGAAAAGGACATCGTCTTCGGCGGCGACAAGAAGCTCGCGAAGATCATGGACGAAATCCAGGAACTGTTTCCGCTCAACAACGGCATCACCGTCCAGTCCGAGTGCCCGATCGGCCTCATCGGCGACGACATCGAAGCCGTGTCCAAGTCCAAGTCCAAGGAATACGACGGCAAGACCATCGTTCCGGTCCGCTGCGAAGGTTTCCGCGGCGTGTCGCAGTCTCTCGGCCACCACATCGCCAACGACGCGGTGCGGGACTGGGTGTTCGACAAGCTGGATCCGAACAAGCCGGCCCCGTTCGAGCAGTCGCCGTATGACGTCGCCATCATCGGCGACTACAACATCGGCGGCGACGCCTGGTCGTCCCGTATCCTCCTTGAGGAGATGGGGCTGCGCGTGATCGCCCAGTGGTCGGGCGACGGCTCGCTCGCCGAGCTCGAGAACACCCCCCGGGCGAAGCTGAACGTGCTGCACTGCTACCGTTCCATGAACTACATCTCCCGCCACATGGAAGAGAAGTTCGGGATCCCGTGGTGCGAGTACAACTTCTTCGGTCCCTCCAAGATCGCGGAGTCGCTGCGCAAGATCGCTGCTTATTTCGACGACAAGATCAAGGAAGGCGCCGAGCGCGTCATCGCCAAGTACGCGCCCCTCATGGACGCGGTGATCGCCAAGTACCGTCCGCGCCTCGAGGGCAAGACCGTCATGCTGTACGTGGGCGGCCTGCGTCCCCGTCACGTGATCGGCGCCTACGAAGATCTCGGCATGGAAGTGGTGGGCACGGGTTATGAGTTCGGCCACAACGACGACTATCAGCGCACCGCCCAGCACTACGTCAAGGATGGCACGCTGATCTATGACGACGTGACCGGCTACGAGTTCGAGAAGTTTGTCGAGAAGGTCCAGCCGGACCTGGTCGGCTCGGGCATCAAGGAAAAGTACGTCTTCCAGAAGATGGGCGTGCCGTTCCGCCAGATGCACTCCTGGGACTACTCGGGCCCCTACCACGGCTACGATGGCTTCGCCATCTTCGCCCGCGACATGGACATGGCCATCAATTCCCCCGTCTGGAAGATGACCAAGGCTCCGTGGAAGCAGGCTCCCGGCCAGGCTGGGCTGCTCGCCGCCGAGTGA
- the nifE gene encoding nitrogenase iron-molybdenum cofactor biosynthesis protein NifE: protein MSSVSATIQQVFNEPGCTKNQNKSEAEKKKGCTKQLQPGGAAGGCAFDGAKIALQPLTDVAHLVHGPIACEGNSWDNRGARSSGSQIWRTGFTTDINETDVVFGGEKRLFKSIKEIIEKYDPPAVFVYQTCVPAMIGDDIDAVCKAAKEKFGKPVIPINSPGFVGPKNLGNKLAGEAILDHVIGTEEPEYTTPYDINIIGEYNLSGELWQVKPLLDELGIRILACISGDGRYKDVASSHRAKAAMMVCSKAMINVARKMEERYDIPFFEGSFYGIQDSSDSLRELARMLIERGADPELMDRTEALIEREEARAWAAIAKFKDRFKNKKVLLITGGVKSWSVVAALQEAGLELVGTSVKKSTKEDKERIKELMGQDAHMIDDMTPREMYKMLKDAKADIMLSGGRSQFIALKAAMPWLDINQERHHAYMGYIGMVKLVEEIDKALYNPIWEQVRKPAPWDNPENNWQNRAIAEMEAEAAALAADPVAAEKARRAKKICNCKSVDLGTIEDAITAHGLTTVEGVKTHTNASGGCGACSGRIEDIFEALGVAEPPPADPVLAEAARRAKKVCNCKSVSVGTIEDAVAAGAANLAEVTARTEAGSGCGKCGERIEDMLDELIAPLGTPAALVAAE from the coding sequence ATGAGCTCGGTTTCCGCCACGATCCAGCAAGTGTTCAACGAGCCCGGCTGCACGAAGAACCAGAACAAATCGGAGGCGGAAAAGAAGAAGGGGTGCACCAAGCAGCTCCAGCCCGGCGGCGCCGCCGGTGGGTGCGCCTTCGATGGCGCCAAGATCGCCCTTCAGCCGCTGACCGATGTCGCGCACCTGGTGCATGGCCCCATTGCCTGCGAGGGCAACAGCTGGGACAACCGCGGCGCGCGCTCCTCCGGCTCGCAGATCTGGCGCACCGGCTTCACCACCGACATCAACGAAACCGACGTGGTGTTCGGTGGTGAGAAGCGCCTGTTCAAGTCCATCAAGGAAATCATCGAGAAGTACGATCCCCCGGCCGTCTTCGTCTACCAGACCTGCGTGCCCGCCATGATCGGCGACGACATTGATGCGGTCTGCAAGGCGGCGAAGGAGAAGTTCGGCAAGCCGGTGATCCCGATCAATTCGCCCGGCTTCGTGGGCCCGAAGAATCTCGGCAACAAGCTTGCCGGCGAGGCCATCCTTGACCATGTCATCGGCACCGAGGAGCCGGAATATACGACACCGTACGACATCAACATCATCGGCGAATACAATCTCTCCGGAGAGTTGTGGCAGGTGAAGCCCCTGCTCGACGAGCTGGGCATTCGCATCCTCGCCTGCATCTCCGGCGACGGCCGCTACAAGGATGTCGCCTCCTCCCATCGCGCGAAGGCGGCGATGATGGTCTGCTCCAAGGCCATGATCAACGTGGCCCGCAAGATGGAGGAGCGCTACGACATCCCCTTCTTCGAGGGCTCCTTCTACGGCATCCAGGATTCCTCGGATTCGCTGCGTGAACTCGCCCGCATGCTCATCGAGCGCGGCGCCGATCCCGAGCTGATGGACCGCACCGAGGCGCTGATCGAGCGCGAGGAAGCGCGGGCCTGGGCGGCGATCGCGAAGTTCAAGGACCGCTTCAAGAACAAGAAGGTGTTGCTCATCACCGGCGGCGTGAAGTCCTGGTCGGTGGTCGCGGCGCTGCAGGAGGCCGGCCTCGAGCTGGTCGGCACCTCGGTCAAGAAGTCCACCAAGGAGGACAAGGAGCGCATCAAGGAGCTCATGGGGCAGGACGCCCACATGATCGACGACATGACGCCCCGCGAAATGTACAAGATGCTGAAGGACGCGAAGGCCGACATCATGCTCTCGGGCGGCCGCTCGCAGTTCATCGCGCTCAAGGCCGCCATGCCGTGGCTCGACATCAATCAGGAGCGCCACCACGCCTACATGGGCTACATCGGCATGGTGAAGCTCGTCGAGGAGATCGACAAGGCGCTCTACAATCCCATCTGGGAGCAGGTGCGCAAGCCCGCCCCATGGGACAATCCCGAAAACAACTGGCAGAACCGCGCCATCGCCGAGATGGAGGCCGAGGCCGCCGCGCTTGCCGCCGATCCGGTCGCCGCCGAGAAGGCACGGCGCGCCAAGAAGATCTGCAACTGCAAGAGCGTGGACCTCGGCACCATCGAGGACGCCATCACGGCCCACGGCCTCACCACGGTCGAGGGCGTGAAGACCCACACCAACGCCTCCGGCGGCTGCGGCGCGTGCTCGGGCCGCATCGAGGATATCTTCGAGGCCCTCGGCGTCGCGGAGCCCCCGCCGGCTGATCCGGTGCTGGCCGAGGCCGCGCGCCGCGCCAAGAAGGTCTGCAACTGCAAGAGCGTCTCCGTCGGTACCATCGAGGATGCGGTCGCCGCCGGCGCGGCGAACCTCGCCGAGGTGACCGCCCGCACCGAGGCCGGCTCCGGCTGCGGCAAGTGCGGTGAGCGCATCGAGGACATGCTGGACGAACTCATCGCCCCGCTCGGCACGCCGGCCGCTCTCGTGGCCGCCGAATAG
- the sseA gene encoding 3-mercaptopyruvate sulfurtransferase yields MSTVLPGPLVSTQWLADHLSAPDVKILDCTWLHESSNMDGRTQYRGRHLPGSVHFDIDAVADKSSPLPHMLPPAAEFAKKVGLLGIGDGDKVIVYDRMCGGAAAARVWWMFRTFGYHDVAMLDGGYGKWVKEKLPSDMSPVRPEPKTFTAVLDPTLVRSLDQMLANVASGTEQVIDARGPAKFTGSQDDVFPAKKKGHIPGAINLPWGDLIVEESGELVQPDAIRARLAAAGVDLEKPIVVTCASGTIACVVMLALYLLGKTDVALYDGSWAEWGLKDETPSAAAA; encoded by the coding sequence ATGTCCACCGTTCTTCCCGGACCGCTGGTGAGCACCCAATGGCTGGCGGACCATCTGTCGGCACCGGACGTGAAGATTCTGGACTGCACCTGGCTGCATGAAAGCTCCAACATGGACGGGCGCACGCAGTATCGCGGCCGCCATCTGCCGGGCTCGGTGCATTTCGATATCGACGCCGTGGCGGACAAGTCCAGCCCCCTCCCCCACATGCTGCCGCCGGCGGCGGAGTTCGCCAAGAAAGTAGGCCTGCTTGGCATCGGCGATGGCGACAAGGTGATCGTCTACGACCGCATGTGCGGCGGCGCGGCGGCCGCGCGCGTTTGGTGGATGTTCCGCACCTTCGGCTATCACGACGTGGCCATGCTCGACGGCGGCTACGGCAAGTGGGTGAAGGAGAAGCTCCCGTCCGACATGTCTCCGGTGCGGCCGGAGCCCAAGACCTTCACCGCCGTGCTCGACCCCACGCTGGTACGTTCGCTGGACCAGATGCTGGCCAACGTCGCCTCCGGCACCGAACAGGTGATCGACGCGCGCGGGCCGGCGAAATTCACCGGGAGCCAGGACGATGTCTTCCCGGCGAAGAAGAAGGGCCACATCCCCGGCGCCATCAACCTGCCGTGGGGCGATCTCATCGTCGAGGAGAGCGGCGAGCTGGTTCAGCCCGACGCCATCAGAGCGCGCCTCGCTGCCGCCGGCGTCGATCTGGAAAAGCCCATCGTCGTCACCTGTGCCTCCGGCACCATTGCCTGCGTGGTCATGCTCGCCCTCTACCTCCTCGGCAAGACGGACGTCGCGCTCTACGACGGCTCGTGGGCCGAATGGGGCCTGAAGGACGAGACGCCCAGCGCGGCGGCGGCCTGA
- the fdxB gene encoding ferredoxin III, nif-specific has product MSNETRDGRAWQPDYLLDIDKDKCIGCGRCYKVCGRDVMTLKGINEDGDVVSLDDDEDDEVEKKVMVMNDIGACIGCGACARVCPANCQIHGLEKAAA; this is encoded by the coding sequence ATGTCTAACGAAACCAGGGATGGTCGAGCCTGGCAGCCAGACTACCTGCTCGACATCGACAAGGACAAATGCATCGGATGCGGCCGCTGCTACAAGGTGTGCGGCCGCGACGTGATGACCCTCAAGGGCATCAATGAAGATGGCGACGTCGTTTCTCTCGATGACGACGAGGACGATGAGGTCGAGAAGAAGGTGATGGTCATGAACGATATCGGCGCTTGCATCGGTTGCGGTGCGTGCGCCCGTGTCTGCCCGGCCAATTGCCAGATCCACGGCCTGGAGAAGGCCGCCGCCTGA
- the nifK gene encoding nitrogenase molybdenum-iron protein subunit beta, with product MPQNADNVLDHFELFRGPEYQQMLANKKKMFENPRDPAEVERIREWAKTPEYKEKNFAREALTVNPAKACQPLGAVFVAVGFEHTIPFVHGSQGCVAYYRSHLSRHFKEPSSCVSSSMTEDAAVFGGLNNMIDGLANTYSMYKPKMIAVSTTCMAEVIGDDLNAFIKTAKEKGSVPQEYDVPFAHTPAFVGSHVTGYDNAIKGVLEHFWDGKAGTAPKLVREPNEKINFIGGFDGYTVGNLREVKRIFGLMGVDYTILGDNSEVFDTPTDGEFRMYDGGTTLEEAANAVHAKATISMQEYCTEKTLPFIGNHGQEVVAFNHPVGVKGTDEFLMAISRISGKEIPEELAKERGRLVDAIADSNAHIHGKKFAIYGDPDLCLGLAAFLLELGAEPTHVLATNGNQKWADKVQKLFDSSPFGQNCNVYPGRDLWHMRSLLFTEPVDFLIGNTYGKYLERDTGTPLIRIGFPVFDRHHHHRRPVWGYQGGMNVLITILDKIFDTIDQNTIVPAKTDYSFDIIR from the coding sequence ATGCCACAGAATGCAGATAACGTGCTCGATCACTTCGAGCTGTTCCGCGGTCCCGAGTACCAGCAGATGCTGGCCAACAAGAAGAAGATGTTTGAGAACCCCCGCGATCCCGCCGAAGTCGAGCGCATTCGCGAGTGGGCCAAAACTCCCGAGTACAAGGAAAAGAACTTCGCCCGCGAGGCCCTGACGGTGAACCCGGCCAAGGCCTGCCAGCCGCTCGGCGCGGTGTTCGTGGCGGTCGGCTTCGAGCACACGATCCCGTTCGTGCATGGCTCGCAGGGCTGCGTCGCCTACTATCGCTCGCACCTGTCCCGTCACTTCAAGGAGCCCAGCTCCTGCGTGTCGTCGTCCATGACGGAAGATGCGGCGGTGTTCGGCGGCCTCAACAACATGATTGACGGCCTCGCCAACACCTACAGCATGTACAAGCCCAAGATGATCGCCGTCTCCACCACCTGCATGGCGGAAGTCATCGGCGACGACCTCAACGCCTTCATCAAGACGGCGAAGGAAAAGGGCTCGGTCCCGCAGGAATACGACGTTCCCTTCGCTCACACTCCGGCCTTCGTCGGCAGCCATGTCACCGGCTACGACAATGCCATCAAGGGCGTGCTGGAGCACTTCTGGGACGGCAAGGCCGGCACCGCCCCCAAGCTGGTTCGCGAGCCGAACGAGAAGATCAACTTCATCGGCGGCTTCGACGGCTACACCGTCGGCAACCTGCGTGAAGTCAAGCGCATCTTCGGCCTGATGGGCGTGGACTACACCATCCTCGGCGACAATTCGGAAGTCTTCGACACGCCGACCGACGGCGAGTTCCGCATGTATGACGGCGGCACCACCCTGGAGGAGGCGGCCAACGCCGTCCACGCCAAGGCCACCATCTCCATGCAGGAATACTGCACCGAGAAGACACTGCCGTTCATCGGCAATCACGGCCAGGAAGTCGTCGCCTTCAACCACCCCGTGGGCGTGAAGGGTACCGACGAGTTCCTGATGGCGATCTCGCGGATCTCCGGCAAGGAAATCCCCGAGGAACTCGCCAAGGAGCGCGGCCGCCTGGTTGACGCCATCGCCGACTCGAACGCCCATATCCACGGCAAGAAGTTCGCCATCTACGGCGATCCCGACCTCTGCCTGGGCCTCGCCGCCTTCCTGCTGGAGCTCGGCGCCGAGCCCACCCACGTGCTTGCCACCAACGGCAATCAGAAGTGGGCGGACAAGGTCCAGAAGCTGTTCGATAGCTCGCCGTTCGGCCAGAACTGCAACGTCTATCCCGGCCGCGACCTCTGGCACATGCGTTCCCTGCTCTTCACCGAGCCGGTGGACTTCCTGATCGGCAACACCTACGGCAAGTATCTCGAGCGCGACACGGGCACTCCGCTGATCCGTATCGGCTTCCCGGTGTTCGACCGTCACCACCACCACCGCCGTCCGGTGTGGGGCTATCAGGGCGGCATGAACGTTCTGATCACCATCCTCGACAAGATCTTCGACACCATCGATCAGAACACGATCGTACCTGCGAAGACCGACTATTCGTTCGACATCATCCGTTGA
- the nifN gene encoding nitrogenase iron-molybdenum cofactor biosynthesis protein NifN translates to MAKFVQGKKSCAVNPLKMSQPIGGALAFMGLRGAMPLLHGSQGCTSFGLVLFVRHFKEAIPLQTTAMSEVATVLGGYDNVEQAILNIYNRTKPEIIGICSTGVTETKGDDVDGYIKMVRDKYPQLADFPMVYVSTPDFKDAFQDGWEKTVAKIVEVLVKKPEPDAPKNPKRVNVLPGCHLQPGDLDELRCILEDFGLQPSFLPDLVGSLDGHIPDDFTPTTIGGIGVDEIATMGEAAWTIAIGTQMKAAAEAMQKKTGTPYRLFERLCGLGPNDEFFMFLSEISGREVPRRYRRQRGQLVDAMLDAHFHLGGRKLAIGAEPDLLFDVASALHEMGAHVTAAVTTTQSPVFEKLPCDEVLLGDLEDLETLATERGCDLLLTHSHGRQAADRLNIPFYRIGIPMFDRIGSGHKMTVGYRGTRDLMFTLANMCIADHEQNHDATPETWKNPWDDHGHGHGGAHSGAPELGPAPSTAHH, encoded by the coding sequence ATGGCCAAGTTCGTCCAAGGCAAGAAGAGCTGTGCGGTCAATCCGCTGAAGATGAGCCAGCCCATCGGCGGCGCGCTCGCCTTCATGGGGCTCCGAGGCGCCATGCCGCTGCTGCACGGCTCGCAGGGCTGCACCTCGTTCGGCCTCGTGCTGTTTGTGCGGCACTTCAAGGAGGCGATCCCGCTCCAGACCACGGCCATGAGCGAGGTCGCCACCGTGCTCGGCGGTTATGACAATGTCGAGCAAGCCATCCTCAACATCTACAACCGCACAAAGCCTGAAATCATCGGCATCTGCTCCACAGGCGTCACCGAGACCAAGGGCGACGACGTGGACGGCTACATCAAGATGGTGCGGGACAAGTATCCGCAACTCGCGGACTTCCCGATGGTCTATGTTTCCACGCCGGATTTCAAGGATGCCTTCCAGGACGGCTGGGAAAAGACGGTCGCCAAGATCGTCGAGGTGCTGGTGAAGAAGCCCGAGCCGGATGCACCGAAGAATCCGAAGCGCGTGAACGTGCTGCCCGGCTGCCACCTCCAGCCCGGCGATCTGGACGAGTTGCGCTGCATCCTTGAGGATTTTGGCCTTCAGCCCTCCTTCCTCCCGGACCTCGTCGGTTCTCTCGACGGCCATATCCCGGACGATTTCACGCCGACCACCATCGGCGGCATCGGTGTGGACGAGATCGCCACCATGGGCGAGGCGGCCTGGACCATCGCCATCGGCACCCAGATGAAGGCGGCCGCCGAGGCGATGCAGAAGAAGACAGGCACGCCCTACCGGCTGTTCGAGCGCCTCTGCGGGCTCGGGCCGAACGACGAATTCTTCATGTTCCTGAGCGAGATCTCGGGCCGCGAGGTGCCGCGCCGCTATCGCCGGCAGCGGGGCCAGCTGGTCGATGCGATGCTGGATGCGCATTTCCACCTCGGCGGCCGCAAGCTCGCCATCGGTGCGGAGCCGGACCTCCTGTTCGATGTCGCCTCCGCCTTGCACGAGATGGGTGCGCACGTCACGGCCGCCGTCACCACCACCCAGTCGCCGGTGTTCGAGAAGTTGCCGTGCGACGAGGTCCTTCTGGGTGATCTTGAGGATCTGGAGACGCTGGCGACGGAGCGCGGCTGTGACCTGCTGCTCACGCACTCCCACGGACGCCAGGCGGCGGACCGGCTCAACATCCCCTTCTACCGCATCGGCATTCCCATGTTCGACCGCATCGGCTCCGGCCACAAGATGACGGTCGGCTATCGCGGCACGCGCGACCTCATGTTCACACTGGCGAACATGTGCATCGCCGACCACGAGCAGAACCACGACGCGACCCCCGAGACCTGGAAAAATCCCTGGGACGACCATGGCCACGGCCATGGAGGTGCCCACTCGGGCGCGCCGGAACTCGGCCCCGCACCCAGCACCGCCCATCACTGA
- a CDS encoding NifX-associated nitrogen fixation protein, which translates to MAEAAQVIEPSQAADSPFIKQLIKVWRAQDTHGAWEGKADLDLIEPYIVDKEARRALPLIGDPDPETIWRLELFFNAICLMIEMETRVMISPMLKMSHEGFGRMVLIGGRLIVVNKQLRDVHRFGFDNLAKLAEEGTKFVQQGVEMINKFPEVAKY; encoded by the coding sequence ATGGCCGAAGCAGCGCAAGTCATCGAGCCGTCTCAGGCCGCTGACTCCCCGTTCATCAAGCAACTCATCAAGGTCTGGCGCGCCCAGGACACCCACGGCGCCTGGGAAGGCAAGGCCGATCTCGACCTGATCGAGCCTTACATCGTCGACAAGGAGGCGCGCCGCGCGCTCCCCCTCATCGGCGATCCCGACCCCGAGACCATCTGGCGCCTGGAGCTGTTCTTCAACGCGATCTGCCTGATGATCGAGATGGAGACGCGGGTGATGATCTCGCCCATGCTCAAGATGAGCCACGAAGGCTTCGGCCGCATGGTGCTCATCGGCGGGCGGCTGATCGTCGTCAACAAGCAGCTCCGCGACGTCCACCGCTTCGGCTTCGATAACCTGGCGAAGCTCGCCGAGGAGGGCACGAAGTTTGTCCAGCAGGGCGTTGAGATGATCAACAAGTTCCCCGAAGTGGCGAAATACTGA
- a CDS encoding nitrogen fixation protein NifQ yields the protein MRAEEVYDWLIASSSSSGADALDVHVAASIVSLAFAEAEEDGRERLEALGLDRAAFLDVAAILFPTAAPVLAAQVDPRAIEVTPEEQSVRDILGIYSSDAGRLQTHFIAMIARRCQSPHHLWQDLGLRSRAELRELMTRRFAPLARKNSQDMKWKKFLYRMVCGSEGFTLCAAPVCSDCDEFHICFGAEDGESRLARNARAAVNANEPIVLAEAAE from the coding sequence ATGCGCGCCGAAGAGGTCTATGACTGGTTGATCGCGTCATCGTCCTCCTCTGGTGCGGACGCGCTCGATGTTCATGTGGCGGCCTCCATCGTCAGCCTCGCTTTCGCTGAGGCGGAGGAGGACGGCAGGGAGCGGCTCGAGGCCCTCGGCCTCGACCGCGCGGCCTTCCTGGATGTTGCCGCCATTCTTTTTCCCACTGCGGCCCCTGTGCTTGCAGCGCAGGTTGACCCGCGGGCGATCGAGGTGACGCCCGAAGAACAGTCGGTACGCGACATCCTCGGCATCTATTCTTCCGATGCCGGCCGGCTGCAAACCCATTTCATCGCCATGATCGCGCGGCGCTGCCAGTCCCCCCACCATCTGTGGCAGGATCTCGGGCTGCGGAGCCGTGCCGAGCTGCGCGAATTGATGACGCGTCGCTTCGCGCCGCTCGCCCGCAAGAACAGCCAGGACATGAAGTGGAAGAAGTTCCTCTACCGCATGGTCTGCGGATCGGAGGGCTTCACCCTGTGCGCGGCGCCGGTGTGCTCGGACTGCGATGAATTTCACATCTGCTTCGGCGCGGAGGATGGCGAATCCCGTCTCGCGCGCAACGCCCGCGCGGCGGTCAATGCAAATGAGCCGATCGTCCTGGCGGAGGCCGCCGAATAG